From Mucilaginibacter gotjawali:
CATTACATTGACTGATCATTTCATTAGCTATCCGGTGTTTAAAAACAGGGGACACCAAACCGCCGGTATCACCGGCCATATGGAATACCATTTTATGGGCGGGTAATTCCGGCAGCACCTCCCTGATATTTAAATGGTACGGAAATTTACCGGTAGGCTGGGGCAGGGGTTGGAATTTTTCCTGGTCGTCAAGCGCAGCGGTTTTAAATACGGGCCTTGAACGTTTATTAGCGGCAGATGATGGCATGTAAGAGCGAACAATTGTTATGTTGCAAATATAACCTTAGTGGACGGTTTGGGATGGAGAAGTTTTGAAAAGATGTGGGGAAGATGGTGACCCCCATTATTTTATTTAGCCATTGCAGCAGTCAAGCGACACGCTTGACTCGGCGAGGGGAGACGCACTGTCTATAATAATATAACTAATGCGTAGGAGATTTTATAATTTCAATTATTTGTCTTGTTGCTATCTTAGATAAAGTTAAAACAATTCTATTATCAAATGATAGATTATCACAATGCAAACTTGTGGTTATAGATCCGGTCATATTTTGTTGATTATCAAAAAGAAGCATTCCAAAATCCGAAGTGAAACAATTGGGATCGGTTTGTTTAAAGGAGGCGCTGTTTAACAATATGCTTATGATCCGGCGTGTAGAAGTACTATTTAATTTCTTTTTTAATTTAAAGCAAGGTTCTATTTTATTCGATAAAATAATTTGTACATCTTTTTTATCTAAGCAATCAGGTGAATCACGATTACATTCATAAATGCTTATCAATTTTGTGCGTTTCAATATTTCCTGGTCTTTCGGGTTCAATAGTTGGCCGAAGCAGGAATTGCTGAATGCAATAATTACCAATACTAATAAAACGGGTTTCATAGTTATTTTTAAGGTAAAGTATAATAAATCTTTATCAGGGCCAAAACTCTGGAAGTGATGCTGTATCGAATCGGGGGCATTTTGCTTCGTTATCGGTTTAATCAAAAGTAGTATAAAATATTTCACCGCATTAACCGGAATTTACCACTTTATTGCCTTATACTTCAGAAGCGATTTACTATCCATAGTTTAATTATTGGTATAATTAATAGGTAATTTCACCCCATTTAGGTAATTTACATCCCTGTTTTTTACCCAAATAACAAACGCTATGCCCGATTTTTTTGTTGATCCCAATATTGCCCGAGCCCAAACGATTGATGCTGCTTTTTATACCAGTGCCGAAGTTTTTGAGGCCTGTAAGGAAAAAATATTTGCACCAACCTGGCAGTTTATCGGTGATGAAGACCTGGTAAGGGAAAGTGGCGATGTTTACCCTTTTACATTGCTGCCCGGTTGCCTGGATGAACCTTTGTTGCTAACGCGGGATAAGGCAGGGAAGATAAACCTGGTGTCGAACGTATGCACTCACCGGGGGAACCTGGTTGCCGAAAAGGCCTGTAAGTTAAATGATCTGAAATGCCGCTATCACGGGCGCAAATTCAACCTCGATGGTAAGTTTTTGTCGATGCCGGAATTTAAAGAGGTAGAAAATTTCCCTACGGCAGCTGACAATTTACCGAAGCTGGAGCTGTTTAAATGGGGTAAATTACTGTTCACCTCTGTCTCCCCGCAATACCCGCAGGAAATGTTTTTCAGGGATATGATAGAAAGAGTAAGTTGGCTCCCGCTGGATGAATTTGAATTTAAACCTGAACTATCCCGCGTGTTTAATGTAAAAGCTAACTGGGCGCTCTATTGCGAAAATTACCTGGAGGGCTTTCATATCCCCTTTGTACACGCCGGCCTGAACGCGGTAATTGATTACGGGGAATACGCAACTGAATTATTTTTTCCCTATTCAAGTCTTCAACTGGGGCTAGCCCGCAGCCATGAGGATTGTTTCGATCTTCCGCGCGATTCACCTGATCATGGGAAAAACGTAGCCGCCTATTACTTTTGGGTGTTCCCCAACATGATGTTCAATTTTTATCCCTGGGGCCTTTCAGTTAACGTGGTAGAGCCGGTATCCGCAGGGGAGTGCAGGGTGAAGTTCTTTTCGTACGCGCAGGATGCTTCTAAATTGGGTAAAGGGGCCGGCGCCGCGCTGGATAAGGTGGAGGCTGAGGATGAAGAGATTGTGGAAAATGTTCAGAAAGGTGTGCGCTCAAGGTTTTATAAACACGGCCGGTATTCTGTCAACAGGGAGCAGGGTACCCATCATTTTCACAGGATACTGACGGAGTTTATGGGGTGAGTGTGAGTGTCCGAAAGTCCGGAAAGCCCGAAAAGATACACACCGGTTTATTTTCGTTGTCGTTATAATTTAATTGGTTTTCCTGCTAACAAAAGCCGGCATCAGTGGTTAAACATATAAGCATCTGTCGGGGAAATGTAATATTACAATTTCCATATACATGTTTAAACATCTATTTGGTAAATTTGTTCTCAAATAAAAACAATCAAAAAAAAATAAGATCATGGCAACCATAACAAAATGGGTAATCGACCCAATGCATTCAGAAGTTCAGTTTAAAGTAAAACATTTGGTTATTTCAACAGTAACCGGTTCATTTAAAAGCTTTGAAGGCACAGCTGAAGCAGAAGGAGATACCTTTGAAAACGCAAATATTGAGTTCGCTCTTAATGTTGACAGCATTGATACCAACCAGGTGCAAAGAGACGGGCATTTGAAATCAGCTGAGTTTTTTGACGCTGAAAAATATCCGCAAATCACCTTTAAATCAACTTCCTTCAAAATAAAGGTGGTAGTGATTATGAACTGACCGGCGACCTTACTATTAAAGATGTTACCAAACCAGTTACTTTAGCTGTAGAGTTTGGCGGTTCGGCCGATGATTTTTATGGCAATACCAAAGCTGGTTTTGAAATTACCGGTAAAATTAACCGCAAAGAGTTTGGCTTAACCTGGGATGGCGTTACCGAAGCCGGCTCGATTGTTGTTGGCGAAGACATAAAACTGATCATCAACGTTCAGTTTGCAAAAGTGAAATAAGTTAATTTCGGATTTCGACTGGCTGCCGCAGGCGGGGAATTTCGAATTCGGATTTATTATTTTGTAAATAGAAAGCCGGGATAGCTATTTTAAGCATTAAAATAGCTATCCCGCTTATTTTTTCTTCTCCTTTTCGTTCGAATAAGGGTATTTTTGCACCTGACTGGTAATTCTCAATTTCTTTTAAATCCGAAATTGTAATTCCCTGCCTGCGGCAGGCAGGCGACATCCGAAATAACATCATGCTTATAAAAATATATCCTGAAAACCCTAATCCGAAGGCAATTGAACAGGTCGTTGAGGTTCTCCGCAAGGGCGGCCTGATTATTTATCCTACCGATACCGTGTATGGTCTCGGCTGTGATATTACCAATCACCGGGCTATCGAGGCGATCTGCAAGATCAGGAACATCAAACCGGAGAAAGCCAATTTTTCATTTATTTGTTACGACCTGAGCCATATATCTGATTATATCAAGCCAATTGATAACACTACGTTCAGGGTGCTTAAAAAGGCATTACCGGGGCCGTTTACATTTATATTTAATGCCAGCCATAACGTACCAAAATTGCTTAGCTCAAACAAAAAGACAGTGGGTATAAGGGTGCCTGATAATAATATAGCCCGCGAAATTGTAAAAGCACTGGGCAACCCGATCCTTTCCACCTCGATAAAAGACGATGACGAGATTATCGAATATTCAACAGATCCGGAATTGATCCACGAAAAATATGAGAACCTGGTCGACGTGGTCATTGATGGTGGGTATGGAGAAAATATACCGTCAACAGTGGTTGATTGTACCGAAGGTGACTTTGAGATTATCCGCGAAGGAAAAGGTGAGCTGGACTTGTTTCTGTAATTAACACGGATTTCCCAAATAGAAACGGATTCCCGTCAAAGAATGCGTTCTGCTGGTCTGGCGCTAAGTTTCCCGGACCTTACTTTTTAAAAGTCTGAATATCTTTTGATATAATTCTTTGGTATCGAAAGGCTTTGAAATAAAATCATTCATTCCTATTTCAATACAGCGCTCATATTCGCCTTTAAAGGTATGCGCCGACATGGCAATAATCGGAATATCTTTTTTGTAACCTGAAAGTGAACGGATTTTTTGTGTTGCTTCATAACCATCCATTTCTGGCATTTGTAAATCCATCAGGATAATATCGAAATCGTTACCCTCGTGTTTAGCGATGGCGATTAAGCCGTTTTCGGCCAGTTCTGTTGAAAATCCCTGGTTTTTAAGCACTTTTATGACCAGC
This genomic window contains:
- a CDS encoding aromatic ring-hydroxylating oxygenase subunit alpha, which produces MPDFFVDPNIARAQTIDAAFYTSAEVFEACKEKIFAPTWQFIGDEDLVRESGDVYPFTLLPGCLDEPLLLTRDKAGKINLVSNVCTHRGNLVAEKACKLNDLKCRYHGRKFNLDGKFLSMPEFKEVENFPTAADNLPKLELFKWGKLLFTSVSPQYPQEMFFRDMIERVSWLPLDEFEFKPELSRVFNVKANWALYCENYLEGFHIPFVHAGLNAVIDYGEYATELFFPYSSLQLGLARSHEDCFDLPRDSPDHGKNVAAYYFWVFPNMMFNFYPWGLSVNVVEPVSAGECRVKFFSYAQDASKLGKGAGAALDKVEAEDEEIVENVQKGVRSRFYKHGRYSVNREQGTHHFHRILTEFMG
- a CDS encoding YceI family protein, whose protein sequence is MATITKWVIDPMHSEVQFKVKHLVISTVTGSFKSFEGTAEAEGDTFENANIEFALNVDSIDTNQVQRDGHLKSAEFFDAEKYPQITFKSTSFKIKVVVIMN
- a CDS encoding YceI family protein; amino-acid sequence: MKDVTKPVTLAVEFGGSADDFYGNTKAGFEITGKINRKEFGLTWDGVTEAGSIVVGEDIKLIINVQFAKVK
- a CDS encoding L-threonylcarbamoyladenylate synthase, with the translated sequence MLIKIYPENPNPKAIEQVVEVLRKGGLIIYPTDTVYGLGCDITNHRAIEAICKIRNIKPEKANFSFICYDLSHISDYIKPIDNTTFRVLKKALPGPFTFIFNASHNVPKLLSSNKKTVGIRVPDNNIAREIVKALGNPILSTSIKDDDEIIEYSTDPELIHEKYENLVDVVIDGGYGENIPSTVVDCTEGDFEIIREGKGELDLFL